The following proteins come from a genomic window of Aspergillus luchuensis IFO 4308 DNA, chromosome 3, nearly complete sequence:
- a CDS encoding Zn(II)2Cys6 transcription factor rglT (COG:S;~EggNog:ENOG410PSCT;~InterPro:IPR036864,IPR001138;~PFAM:PF00172;~go_function: GO:0000981 - DNA-binding transcription factor activity, RNA polymerase II-specific [Evidence IEA];~go_function: GO:0008270 - zinc ion binding [Evidence IEA];~go_process: GO:0006355 - regulation of transcription, DNA-templated [Evidence IEA]) — MMHQQFSLECSQPHSVYPSNASMGDAATGVARGKRHAACDECRSRKLKCSGEPTGCTRCVKQSLTCHYSLQKQMGRPPKKRMREDEDLSPPFGLSGNDSWTNNSEFASLVPSTIESAATAPSDYTGQTNFFADANSNVDAGQFLLNKPIDAAPTTVSPWPDFSNVSSSAANLYTLPPDLSLLQQSSAGSSPDSEESDRQCPCLSCLYLCLSHLSSLAPFPISHHNLCSLYIASRTAQAVIRCQICPLRFTTGMQNVTFTGTLLTVIADTWLRISKVNAVDFGRQSAPPAYAAAIDASPNPTEGWKDWLRQTVRFRVLGGPCDPAGMPPGADDGPSLLGLIEEMEERQRRWHRSHPLPVEERHLPIPKTDGSKEEESCHERDALCMRIIQSARNVIPKFGFEPSDYPDGAGAK; from the exons ATGATGCACCAGCAATTCTCTCTCGAATGCAGCCAACCACACTCTGTATACCCAAGCAATGCTTCCATGGGTGACGCCGCAACAGGCGTGGCGCGGGGGAAAAGACATGCGGCCTGTGATGAGTGCA GAAGCCGCAAGCTAAAATGCTCCGGAGAACCCACTGGCTGCACTCGCTGCGTCAAACAAAGTCTCACTTGCCACTACTCCCTACAGAAACAGATGGGACGGCCTCCCAAGAAGCGTAtgcgagaagatgaagatctaTCACCACCTTTTGGACTCTCAGGGAATGATTCATGGACCAATAACTCGGAATTTGCTTCCCTTGTACCATCAACCATTGAGTCAGCCGCGACCGCCCCGTCAGACTATACGGGGCAGACCAACTTCTTTGCGGACGCAAATAGCAACGTTGACGCCGGGCAATTCCTCCTTAACAAACCAATAGATGCAGCTCCAACAACAGTCAGTCCATGGCCTGATTTCTCCAATGTctcttcatcagcagccAATCTCTACACCCTTCCACCAGACCTCTCCTTACTCCAGCAGTCCTCTGCCGGCTCGTCCCCGGACTCGGAGGAATCCGACCGCCAATGCCCTTGTTTATCATGCCTCTACCTCTGTCTCAGCCATCTGTCTTCTCTCGCCCCATTCCCGATCTCCCATCACAACCTATGCTCCCTCTACATCGCATCCAGAACCGCCCAAGCTGTCATCCGCTGCCAAATCTGTCCCCTCCGCTTCACAACAGGCATGCAGAATGTCACCTTCACTGGCACCTTATTAACCGTCATCGCCGATACTTGGCTACGTATATCCAAAGTCAACGCCGTCGACTTCGGCCGACAATCGGCACCACCGGCTTACGCCGCAGCAATTGATgcctcccccaaccccacAGAAGGCTGGAAGGATTGGCTACGGCAAACCGTGCGATTCCGTGTGCTAGGAGGGCCGTGTGATCCGGCCGGTATGCCGCCGGGTGCAGATGATGGGCCTAGCCTGCTTGGTCTTATAGAGGAAATGGAGGAGCGGCAACGACGTTGGCATCGCTCGCACCCGCTGCCTGTCGAGGAACGTCACCTTCCTATACCAAAGACGGACGGgtccaaggaggaggaatcGTGCCATGAGCGGGATGCGCTGTGTATGCGCATCATTCAGAGCGCGCGCAATGTCATTCCGAAGTTTGGTTTTGAGCCAAGTGATTATCCGGATGGTGCGGGTGCCAAGTAG
- a CDS encoding putative AAA family ATPase/60S ribosome export protein Rix7 (BUSCO:EOG09261YV6;~COG:O;~EggNog:ENOG410PHRK;~InterPro:IPR041569,IPR003959,IPR027417,IPR003593, IPR003960;~PFAM:PF00004,PF17862,PF05496,PF07724;~go_function: GO:0005524 - ATP binding [Evidence IEA];~go_function: GO:0016887 - ATPase activity [Evidence IEA]), with the protein MRRGGRPTLRQGLDKDIYQIVRKIIDDNAENAQFRLSVSSIYDTIKRSNSSLNRKPKRILEDSIERVVEVLKADVLGEDENDSIDGDFEGLEEPPAPESNSLNKSLVGMWNTTNSSKPSKQSESNTAESTAPPSTSTKKRHHGGESQSSKRRKAEAAVDRSPPTHISLADLGGLDDVVQELGDLVILPMTRPQVYMSSNVQPPRGVLLHGPPGCGKTMIANAFAAELGVPFISISAPSVISGMSGESEKALREYFEEAKRIAPCLIFIDEIDAITPKRESAQREMEKRIVAQLLTCMDDLALEKTDGKPVIVLAATNRPDSLDAALRRGGRFDKEINMTVPSEPVREQILRALTRKMRLVDDLDFKTLAKRTPGFVGADLNDLVATAGAAAIKRYLELLKSNSGEEMEMEIEGEADIISPKVKELRRLITHAKETPIGDETQTVLVSNADFFTALPKIQPSSKREGFATIPDTTWADIGALGGIRDELSTAIVEPIKNPEIYANVGITAPTGVLLWGPPGCGKTLLAKAVANESRANFISVKGPELLNKFVGESERAVRQVFVRARSSVPCVIFFDELDALVPRRDDTLSEASARVVNTLLTELDGLGSSRQGLYVIAATNRPDIIDPAMLRPGRLETLLFVNLPSPLERVEILQTLVRNLPIEFNEDLRRLAEECEGFSGADLGSLLRRAGYSAIKRRDSIKFEDFVAAKAFIRPSVTDLKKYEKLRRDWSGGVV; encoded by the exons CTGAACAGGAAGCCGAAGCGCATTCTCGAAGACAGCATCGAGCGCGTGGTGGAAGTGCTGAAAGCCGACGTCCtcggggaagatgagaacGACTCCATAGACGGCGACTTTGAAGGTCTGGAGGAGCCACCGGCACCG GAATCCAACAGCCTCAACAAGAGCCTGGTTGGTATGTGGAATACAACCAACAGCTCGAAACCCTCGAAACAGAGCGAATCCAACACCGCCGAGTCAACAGCACCTCCTTCTACCTCCACGAAGAAACGGCACCATGGTGGTGAATCGCAGTCCTCCAAGCGCCGCAAGGCCGAGGCCGCAGTCGACCGTTCTCCCCCCACACATATCAGTCTGGCCGATCTGGGTGGATTGGACGATGTCGTGCAGGAGCTCGGGGATCTTGTCATCCTGCCCATGACACGCCCACAAGTCTACATGTCGTCCAATGTCCAGCCTCCTCGCGGTGTTTTGCTACATGGTCCGCCAGGTTGCGGTAAAACCATGATCGCAAACGCATTCGCCGCCGAGCTGGGCGtccccttcatctccatatCCGCTCCATCCGTCATCTCCGGCATGTCAGGAGAGTCCGAGAAGGCTCTCCGCGAATACTTCGAAGAAGCCAAGAGAATCGCGCCCTGCTTAATATTCATTGACGAAATCGACGCTATTACCCCCAAGCGTGAAAGCGCCCAAcgagagatggagaagcgCATCGTCGCCCAACTCCTCACCTGCATGGACGACTTGGCCCTCGAAAAGACCGACGGAAAGCCCGTCATCGTCCTGGCGGCCACCAACCGTCCCGACAGCTTGGACGCAGCCCTGCGTCGCGGAGGTCGTTTCGACAAGGAAATCAACATGACCGTCCCCTCGGAGCCCGTCCGCGAGCAGATCCTGCGCGCCCTCACCCGCAAGATGCGTCTCGTCGACGACCTTGACTTCAAGACCCTTGCCAAGCGTACCCCCGGCTTCGTCGGTGCTGATCTGAACGACCTCGTTGCCACCGCCGGTGCCGCCGCCATCAAACGCTACCTCGAACTCCTCAAGTCCAACAGCGgcgaggaaatggaaatggaaatcGAAGGCGAAGCCGACATCATCAGCCCTAAGGTCAAAGAACTCCGCCGCCTCATCACCCACGCTAAAGAAACGCCCATCGGCGACGAAACCCAAACTGTCCTCGTCTCCAACGCCGACTTCTTCACAGCTCTCCCTAAGATTcaaccctcctccaagcGCGAAGGCTTCGCCACTATCCCCGACACCACCTGGGCTGACATCGGTGCCCTCGGTGGCATTCGCGACGAACTGTCCACCGCCATCGTCGAACCCATCAAGAACCCCGAAATCTACGCCAACGTTGGTATCACCGCTCCCACCGGCGTCCTCCTCTGGGGTCCCCCCGGTTGCGGTAAAACGCTCCTCGCCAAAGCCGTGGCCAACGAGTCCCGCGCCAACTTCATCAGCGTCAAGGGTCCCGAACTTCTCAACAAATTCGTTGGTGAATCCGAACGCGCCGTCCGCCAGGTCTTCGTTCGCGCCCGCTCCTCCGTCCCCTgcgtcatcttcttcgatgaaCTCGACGCCCTCGTCCCCCGTCGTGACGATACCCTCTCTGAAGCCTCCGCCCGCGTCGTCAACACCCTCCTTACTGAACTCGATGGCCTCGGCAGCAGCCGTCAAGGCCTCTACGTCATCGCGGCCACGAACCGGCCCGATATCATCGACCCGGCTATGCTGCGCCCCGGTCGTCTGGAGACCCTTCTCTTTGTTAACTTGCCCAGTCCGCTTGAACGTGTCGAGATCCTGCAGACCCTCGTCAGGAACTTGCCTATCGAGTTCAATGAGGATCTGCGCAGACTTGCCGAGGAGTGTGAGGGCTTCAGTGGTGCTGATCTGGGCAGTTTGCTTCGTCGCGCTGGTTACTCGGCTATTAAGAGACGGGATAGTATCAAGTTTGAGGACTTTGTCGCTGCCAAGGCGTTCATTCGGCCTAGTGTTACGGATTTGAAGAAGTATGAGAAgttgaggagggattggagtGGTGGAGTGgtgtaa
- a CDS encoding Paf1-complex subunit LEO1 (COG:S;~EggNog:ENOG410PR7S;~InterPro:IPR007149;~PFAM:PF04004;~go_component: GO:0016593 - Cdc73/Paf1 complex [Evidence IEA];~go_process: GO:0006368 - transcription elongation from RNA polymerase II promoter [Evidence IEA];~go_process: GO:0016570 - histone modification [Evidence IEA]) — MSSSDEDVVRRPGRSTGAGQPGSPSASEHSEAPARSQSPAGSDADNANGYDDADLFGSDASDGGFGDDNDRPQRTLDDEELDSGDDVDRNDRVGEPMDYEGGADYEETVNIMDMSLSRAPEPVTSNGEVYTMPVPPFLSVETEEFNPETYVPPPFTTAATSLCWRHDPQNESLLQSNARIIRWEDGSMTLQLASAPKEQYRISTKPLAPLSKSGEYDTKLDSHVYLGAAAEASSVFRLTSHLTHGLTVYPTTVETDDAVQRLQESLAAAARGGKKTLDGSAPVIEVKEDPELAKRQAEMAEREKLKAARRRQQLQDREMDRGRRHGFTQRTGGAGLTVGGLEDDDGLLTTRPRAKKPRRPNRRGEIYTDDEEEYDRRGRTREDEYDEDDGFLVGSDEEPEIVDDDDEEDVLEDEDEDAEGEEEDLPPARPRQKRASPEAPERGTPPTRKKNRYIVDDDDEE, encoded by the exons ATGTCTTCTTCAGATGAGGATGTCGTACGCCGTCCGGGGCGCAGTACAGGTGCCGGTCAACCAGGCAGTCCGTCTGCAAGTGAACACAGCGAGGCTCCGGCGCGAAGTCAGAGTCCCGCGGGCTCGGATGCGGACAACGCGAACGGCTATGATGATGCGGATCTGTTTGGTTCGGATGCTTCTGACGGAGGGTTTGGCGATGATAATGA TCGACCCCAGCGGACGCTCGATGACGAAGAACTCGATTCCGGAGATGACGTGGATCGCAATGATCGGGTTGGTGAGCCCATGGACTATGAAGGAGGCGCAGACTATGAGGAGACGGTAAATATCATGGACATGAGCTTGAGCCGGGCGCCAGAGCCTGTGACTTCGAACGGTGAG GTCTACACGATGCCAGTACCCCCTTTCCTATCCGTTGAAACGGAAGAGTTCAACCCAGAGACCTATGTTCCACCTCCGTTCACAACAGCGGCCACGTCGCTCTGCTGGCGCCATGACCCCCAGAACGAGTCGCTGCTGCAATCGAATGCACGAATTATCCGCTGGGAGGATGGTTCCATGACATTGCAGCTGGCGTCCGCGCCAAAGGAGCAATACCGTATTTCGACCAAGCCACTGGCACCTCTCAGCAAGTCTGGAGAATACGATACCAAGCTAGACTCGCACGTTTATCTGGGAGCCGCCGCAGAAGCCTCCTCGGTCTTCCGGTTGACGTCCCATCTCACCCATGGACTTACGGTCTACCCGACGACCGTGGAGACTGACGACGCCGTGCAGCGTCTGCAGGAGTcgctagcagcagcagctcgcGGTGGCAAGAAGACGCTGGACGGATCGGCGCCGGTTATCGAAGTCAAGGAGGACCCCGAACTCGCCAAGCGGCAGGCAGAAATGGCCGAGCGCGAGAAGCTGAAGGCTGCTCGTCGCCGCCAGCAGCTTCAGGACCGCGAGATGGACCGTGGCCGTCGTCATGGATTCACCCAGCGCACCGGAGGTGCTGGTCTCACAGTGGGTGGcctggaagatgacgacgGTCTCCTGACTACCCGGCCTCGCGCGAAGAAGCCTCGCAGGCCAAACCGTCGGGGCGAGATCTAcaccgatgacgaagaagaatatgACCGTCGCGGACGCACTCGCGAAGACGAAtacgacgaagacgatgggTTCCTGGTGGGCAGTGACGAAGAACCGGAAAtcgtcgatgatgacgacgaagaagatgtcttggaggatgaagacgaggacgctgagggcgaagaggaagacctTCCACCCGCCAGACCGCGACAGAAACGAGCCTCCCCCGAGGCTCCTGAGAGAGGCACTCCTCCAACCCGGAAGAAGAACCGCTACATtgtggacgatgatgatgaagagtaa
- the erb1 gene encoding ribosome biogenesis protein ERB1 (BUSCO:EOG092612LP;~COG:J;~EggNog:ENOG410PGWN;~InterPro:IPR036322,IPR015943,IPR019775,IPR028598, IPR001680,IPR012953,IPR017986;~PFAM:PF08145,PF00400;~go_function: GO:0005515 - protein binding [Evidence IEA];~go_process: GO:0006364 - rRNA processing [Evidence IEA];~go_process: GO:0042254 - ribosome biogenesis [Evidence IEA]), whose product MSAAKVSKKRKAVTKDVEEEAGVFSGDELNVGDIDGALSDDANDLSSDEEDSEVELVDDFSSDEDDDEEELDSDEIPSDGEAPLKKKSGTSAADLEVPTNDDESSSEEEQPNFRIEKDANGNDRYVYDEINPDDNSDYSDVEENANTIGNIPLSFYDQYPHIGYDINGKKIMRPATGEALDALLDSIEIPKGFTGLTDPSTGKPLELSQDELELLRKVQMNEIPEEGYNPYEPLMEWFSNKQEIMPLSAAPEPKRRFVPSKHEAKRVMKIVKAIREGRILPYKPPSEEKEEDLELINYDLWADEAERPDHPMHVPAPKLPPPGYEESYHPPPEYLPDNKERKAWQEADPEDRDREFLPTDFGSLRKVPGYGEFVKEKFERCLDLYLAPRVRRSKLNIDPESLLPKLPSPEELKPFPSVCATVFRGHKGRVRSLAVDPTGVWLATGGDDGTVRVWELLTGRQLYSVKVGEEDPVNVVRWRPSKDAVVLAAAAGDDIYLIVPPILDPELEQASLDLLDAGWGYAASKPAPKASEEGKKTTPPQWVRPSAALADNGVCAVIPLRYVAKSISWHRRGDYFVAVCPGSSTPASMAIAIHTLSKHLTQYPFSRRIKGGGPPQTAHFHPSKPILFVANQRTVRAYDLSRQLLVKIIQPGARWISSFDIHPTSSTASGGDNLIVGSYDRRLLWHDLELSQRPYKTLRYHRKAIRAVKFHPSGRYPLFADASDDGSLQIFHGSVTGDMLSNASIVPLKVLKGHKITGELGVMDLDWHPREAWCVSAGADGTCRLWM is encoded by the coding sequence ATGAGTGCTGCAAAGGTttccaagaagcgcaaggctgtCACCAAagatgtcgaggaggaggccggTGTGTTTTCTGGCGACGAATTGAACGTCGGCGACATTGATGGTGCGCTTTCGGACGATGCCAACGACCTATcgagcgacgaggaggattcCGAAGTTGAATTGGTTGACGACTTCAGctccgatgaggatgacgatgaagaggagtTGGACAGCGATGAGATCCCCTCCGACGGAGAGGCGCCTCTCAAGAAAAAGTCCGGCACATCAGCTGCGGACCTGGAAGTACCTACGAACGACGACGAGAGCTccagcgaggaagagcaacCCAACTTCCGAATTGAAAAGGATGCCAATGGAAACGACCGTTACGTCTACGACGAGATCAACCCTGACGACAACTCCGATTACTCTGACGTCGAAGAGAATGCGAACACGATCGGTAACATCCCGTTGTCTTTCTACGACCAATACCCCCACATTGGCTACGACATcaatggaaagaagatcaTGCGTCCTGCCACCGGGGAGGCTCTAGACGCTTTGCTTGACAGCATTGAGATCCCCAAGGGCTTCACCGGTCTGACTGATCCCTCGACCGGTAAGCCTCTGGAGCTGAGCCAGGATGAACTGGAGTTGCTGCGCAAGGTGCAGATGAACGAAATTCCCGAGGAGGGCTACAACCCATACGAGCCTTTGATGGAATGGTTCAGTAACAAACAGGAAATCATGCCCCTCAGTGCTGCTCCGGAACCCAAGCGTCGATTCGTTCCGTCGAAGCACGAAGCCAAGCGGGTCATGAAGATTGTGAAGGCCATCCGCGAAGGTCGCATTTTGCCTTACAAGCCCCCGtctgaagagaaggaggaggaccTCGAGCTCATCAACTATGACCTGTGGGCAGACGAGGCCGAGCGTCCAGACCACCCCATGCACGTCCCTGCCCCCAAGCTTCCTCCGCCAGGCTACGAGGAGAGTTATCACCCGCCCCCGGAGTATCTCCCCGACAACAAGGAGCGCAAGGCCTGGCAGGAAGCCGACCCCGAAGACCGGGATCGGGAATTTCTCCCTACCGACTTTGGCTCTCTCCGCAAGGTCCCTGGTTACGGCGAGTTTGTCAAGGAGAAGTTCGAACGTTGCTTGGATCTTTACTTGGCTCCTAGAGTTCGCCGCAGCAAGCTCAACATCGACCCGGAGAGTCTGCTCCCTAAGCTGCCCAGCCCTGAAGAGTTGAAGCCGTTCCCGTCTGTCTGCGCCACGGTGTTCCGGGGACACAAGGGCCGTGTTCGTTCTCTTGCCGTCGACCCCACGGGTGTGTGGCTCGCCACTGGTGGTGACGATGGCACTGTCCGCGTTTGGGAATTGCTCACTGGTCGCCAGCTGTATAGCGTCAAGGTGGGTGAAGAGGATCCTGTCAACGTTGTCCGCTGGAGGCCGAGCAAGGACGCCGTGGTCttggctgccgccgccggtgACGATATCTACCTCATCGTGCCCCCGATTCTCGACCCCGAACTTGAGCAAGCCAGTTTGGACCTTCTCGACGCCGGCTGGGGATACGCCGCTTCGAAGCCCGCCCCGAAGGCCTCGGAAGAAGGCAAGAAGACCACCCCTCCCCAGTGGGTGCGCCCCTCGGCCGCTCTCGCCGACAATGGCGTGTGCGCCGTCATTCCCCTCCGCTATGTGGCCAAGTCTATCTCATGGCATCGCCGTGGTGACTACTTTGTTGCCGTCTGCCCGGGCTCTTCTACCCCGGCTTCCATGGCCATTGCCATTCACACTTTGTCCAAGCACTTGACTCAGTACCCCTTCAGCCGGCGCATCAAGGGTGGTGGCCCGCCCCAGACCGCGCACTTCCACCCCTCGAAGCCCATCCTCTTCGTTGCCAACCAGCGCACCGTCCGTGCCTACGATCTCTCCCGCCAACTGCTCGTCAAGATCATCCAGCCCGGTGCCCGCTGGATCTCCTCGTTCGACATCCATCCGACCTCTTCCACCGCTTCGGGCGGAGACAACCTCATTGTCGGATCCTACGACCGCCGTCTGTTGTGGCACGATCTTGAACTCTCCCAGCGCCCCTACAAGACCCTCCGTTACCACCGCAAGGCCATTCGTGCCGTCAAGTTCCACCCTAGCGGCCGCTACCCTCTGTTCGCGGACGCCAGTGACGACGGCTCTCTCCAGATCTTCCACGGCAGTGTCACGGGTGACATGCTCAGCAATGCTAGCATTGTGCCGCTCAAGGTCCTCAAGGGCCATAAGATCACCGGCGAGCTCGGTGTCATGGATCTCGACTGGCACCCGCGCGAAGCCTGGTGTGTCAGTGCCGGTGCGGATGGAACCTGCCGGTTATGgatgtaa